CCCTGGTTTGGGTTAGGCGTGTACAAGGTCCAGGCCGGCGGCGAAGTGGAGCATGCCGTGCGTGCCGCGATTGCCACTGGCTACCGGAGTATTGACACAGCGGCATTGTACGGCAACGAGGAAGGCGTAGGACGCGCCATCCAGGCTTCCGGCGCGGCCCGGGACGAAATTTTTGTCACCACAAAAGTGTGGAACACCGACCAGGGCTTTGACACGACACGCGAGGCGTTTGAAACGAGCCGCAGGAAACTGGGCCTGGACGTCGTCGACTTGTATCTGATTCACTGGCCCGTCAAAGGTAAGTACCTTGACACCTGGCGTGCGATGGAAGAACTGTACCGCGAAGGAAAGGTTCGTGCGATTGGGGTCAGCAACTTTCAAATCCACCACCTGCAGGACCTGCTCGACCACTGTGAGATTCGCCCGATGGTAAACCAGGTGGAGTATCATCCGTACCTGACCCAGGTCGAACTGCGGACCTTCTGCGAACAAAACCAGATTCGGCTGGAGGCATGGGCTCCGCTCATGCGCGGCCGGTTGATGGATGACCCCGTACTCCAGCAAATCGCGTCCGCACACGAGAAGACGGTTGCTCAGGTGGTGCTTCGCTGGGACTTGCAGCACGGGGTCGTGACCATTCCGAAGTCTGTGCGTCCGGAGCGGATTCGCGAAAACGCGGACATCTTTGATTTTGAATTGAGCGAGCAGGAAATGGCGCAAATTGATGGGTTAAACCGCAATGAGCGGTGCGGGCCTGACCCGGACAACTTTCATTTTTAACGCTTGAATGTTTCACGCTCGCGTTTGGCTGCGCAGGCAGCGCACACGCCGCGGACTTCAATATGAAAGCTGCGGATGTGGAAGTCGTGCGCCTGCGCGGCGGATGTCAGTGCCGGGTCAGGCAGGGTGATGTCAATCATTTCACCGCACTCGTCGCATACGAGGTGGTGGTGGGGTTCCGTGTTGACGTCGTATCGGGACGGCCCATCCCCAAAGGGAAGCTCCTGCGCGATGCCGGCATCGACAAAAGCTTTCATGGTGTTATACAGGGTGGCCAGGCTGATGGCAGGCGTCGTCTGGCGCAGCAGTTCGTAAAGCTCCTCGACGGTGCAGTGGCGCGGGGTCTGATACAACAACATCAGGACAGCCAGCCGCTGCTGGGTCACCCGCAGCCCTGCTGACTTCAACACCTGTGCCGCATCCTCCACTCCAAACTGGGCGCGCTGCATGCCAGACCTCCTTTCCTGGTGACCTT
Above is a genomic segment from Alicyclobacillus cycloheptanicus containing:
- a CDS encoding aldo/keto reductase encodes the protein MRLELSSRVALHNGVQMPWFGLGVYKVQAGGEVEHAVRAAIATGYRSIDTAALYGNEEGVGRAIQASGAARDEIFVTTKVWNTDQGFDTTREAFETSRRKLGLDVVDLYLIHWPVKGKYLDTWRAMEELYREGKVRAIGVSNFQIHHLQDLLDHCEIRPMVNQVEYHPYLTQVELRTFCEQNQIRLEAWAPLMRGRLMDDPVLQQIASAHEKTVAQVVLRWDLQHGVVTIPKSVRPERIRENADIFDFELSEQEMAQIDGLNRNERCGPDPDNFHF
- a CDS encoding Fur family transcriptional regulator, giving the protein MQRAQFGVEDAAQVLKSAGLRVTQQRLAVLMLLYQTPRHCTVEELYELLRQTTPAISLATLYNTMKAFVDAGIAQELPFGDGPSRYDVNTEPHHHLVCDECGEMIDITLPDPALTSAAQAHDFHIRSFHIEVRGVCAACAAKRERETFKR